Within Xanthomonas theicola, the genomic segment CCCTCGCTCTTCGCCTCGCGGTACAGGCGTGCGGCCTCGTCTTGCGCATGCACCGCCAGCGCGCCGGCGCGGCGCCTCGCCTCGGCAACCAGTGCCGACGCCCTGAGGTGGTTGCGCAGATAGGCGCTGCGCACCAGCAACGCCTCCTCCGGCACGATCTCACATATGGTATGGATGATTCTTGGCATATTGGATCGCCTGTAAAATCAAAAACAGATCGGCCGCCTGCAATGGCCTCCGGCAAGCCTCGAAACACGCGTCCAGCTGCGGAGGAAACAACAAGCGCAGGCGCTCCAGCACCGCCGCCGGCGCTTGCCGCTGCCAGTCCAGCAACCGCAGCAAGCCGACGTGCTGGACCATCGGCAACGGCTCGGCCTCGGGAAGCGGATCGGCGTGCGCTCCCCATTGCCGAGGGTTCGCCGCCGCTGGGGCTCGCGCAGGCGTCCGCTGCAACGGCAATTCCATGAAGAACCGCACCGGCGCCGGCAAGCACAGGAACCTGCCGCCCCGGGCGAGCTGCGGCTTCAGCAACTGCGCGCCGACCAGCGAACAGACGTACGGCAGGCGCCTCCAGTGCGGCAGCAGGCGATGACCCCGCACCTCCATGGTCTGCCGCGCATCCGGCGCATCGCCGAGCAGCATGCGATTGACGACCGCACGCTGACGTGGCGTGTCGAAACCGCGCGGCAGACGCAGCCGCTGCGGATGCACGTAGCTCAGCGGGTCGAACAGGATCTGCGCCGGCGGCAGCCCATGCACGGCCGCCTCAATCGGTCTTGCCATCGCGTGCTCCACCCCGCTCCTCCTGCACTTTCCCGCGTACGCGCTCGCCCACGCTCTCCAATGCCCCCCTGCCTTCGCCACGCCGGTACCAGAACCAGGCCAATGCGCCGACGGCGGCGGCGAGCAC encodes:
- a CDS encoding protein OrgA is translated as MARPIEAAVHGLPPAQILFDPLSYVHPQRLRLPRGFDTPRQRAVVNRMLLGDAPDARQTMEVRGHRLLPHWRRLPYVCSLVGAQLLKPQLARGGRFLCLPAPVRFFMELPLQRTPARAPAAANPRQWGAHADPLPEAEPLPMVQHVGLLRLLDWQRQAPAAVLERLRLLFPPQLDACFEACRRPLQAADLFLILQAIQYAKNHPYHM